The following are encoded together in the Chaetodon auriga isolate fChaAug3 chromosome 4, fChaAug3.hap1, whole genome shotgun sequence genome:
- the LOC143319898 gene encoding ectonucleoside triphosphate diphosphohydrolase 7-like, whose product MARITFSCLPASWYCSVSLLSLGCAPRQRLLLLLLLFIASAVLLLGTYQRQLWGPQRRPGARVNMYLSIAESMEATDVLNPALNYGIVVDCGSSGSRVFVYYWPPHNGNPHTLLDIRQMRDRDRKPVVKKIKPGISTLAKTPTQASDYLHPLLSFAAAHVPQNKHKETPLYILCTAGMRLLPDSQQAAILEDLVTDVPLEFDFLFSRSHAEVISGKQEGVYAWIGINFVLGRFDHADEEDATVEVTTGSQNQQPISRRRTVGIMDMGGASLQIAYEVPSAITFSSPQEEEAGKSVLAEFNLGCDVEHTQHVYRVYVTTFLGFGGNLARQRYEHQLANNTLAKNRFLTAQTGLSEDKPYLDPCLPNGLSDTIVRDNHTLYLRGQGDWTRCQEAVRPFLGLHNGTMSPGGVYQAPINFSNSEFYGFSEFFYCTEDVLRLGGQYDSEKYSRAAMDYCSTKWSTLKQRLENKLFSQQADMSRLKYQCFKSAWMYEVLHSGFRFPADYPSLKTAQLVYDKEVQWTLGAILYKTRFLPLRDLQQETLRQSHPSWLRSSFVYNHHLFSLCILVVVLAILLYVLRLRRIHQREQRQAEALNLLWVEEGEALLP is encoded by the exons ATGGCAAG gATCACCTTTTCCTGCCTGCCGGCCTCCTGGTACTGCAGTGTGTCCCTGCTGTCTCTGGGCTGTGCTCCCAGGCagagactgctgctgctgctgctgctcttcatcgcTTCTGCCGTCCTCCTCCTGGGAACCTACCAGAGGCAGCTGTGGGGTCCACAGCGACGGCCGGGGGCCCGAGTCAACAT GTACCTCTCCATTGCAGAGTCCATGGAGGCCACTGACGTCCTCAACCCTGCCCTGAATTATGGGATCGTGGTGGACTGTGGCAGCAGTGGTTCTCGGGTCTTTGTGTACTACTGGCCCCCCCACAATGGGAACCCGCACACGCTGCTGGACATCAGACAGATGAGGGACCGCGACCGCAAACCAGTCGTCAAGAAGATCAAACCTG GTATCTCCACCCTGGCGAAAACCCCGACGCAGGCCAGTGACtacctccaccctctcctcaGCTTCGCCGCTGCTCACGTCCcgcagaacaaacacaaagagacgcCGCTCTACATCCTCTGTACTGCCGGCATGAGGCTGCTGccagacag CCAGCAGGCGGCCATCTTGGAGGACCTGGTCACTGATGTTCCCCTCgagtttgacttcctgttttcccGTTCCCATGCCGAGGTCATCTCTGGGAAACAGGAAG GAGTGTATGCATGGATTGGCATTAATTTTGTTCTGGGCCGCTTTGATCATGCTGATGAGG AGGACGCCACAGTTGAGGTGACAACAGGGTCTCAGaaccagcagccaatcagcaggcGGCGCACAGTGGGCATCATGGATATGGGTGGAGCTTCACTGCAGATCGCGTACGAGGTTCCCAGCGCCATCACGTTCAGTTCACCACAGGAG gaGGAGGCAGGGAAGAGTGTCCTGGCAGAGTTTAATCTGGGCTGTGATGTGGAGCACACACAACATGTTTACAGAGTCTACGTCACCACGTTCCTCGGCTTCGGAGGAAACCTGGCCAGGCAGCGCTACGAGCACCAGCTGGCCAACAACACGCTGGCCAAGAACAG GTTTCTGACCGCACAGACAGGCTTGAGTGAGGACAAACCGTACCTGGACCCCTGCCTGCCCAACGGTCTGTCAGACACAATTGTGAGGGACAACCACACCTTGTACCTGAGGGGTCAGGGCGACTGGACTCGCTGTCAAGAAGCCGTACGACCCTTCCTGGGCCTCCACAACGGCACCATGTCACCAGGCGGCGTCTATCAG gCTCCCATCAACTTCAGCAACAGCGAGTTCTACGGCTTCTCTGAGTTTTTTTACTGCACGGAGGACGTGCTGAGGCTGGGGGGACAGTATGACAGCGAGAAGTACTCCAGAGCCGCCATg GACTACTGCTCCACCAAGTGGTCGACACTCAAGCAGCGTCTGGAGAACAAACTTTTCTCTCAGCAGGCCGACATGAGCAGACTCAA GTATCAGTGCTTCAAGTCAGCCTGGATGTACGAGGTGTTACACTCTGGTTTCCGTTTCCCCGCCGATTACCCGAGTCTGAAAACAGCCCAGCTGGTTTATGACAAGGAGGTCCAGTGGACTCTGGGAGCCATCTTGTATAAAACCCGCTTCCTGCCTCTCAG GGACCTGCAGCAGGAAACGCTGCGGCAGAGCCACCCCAGCTGGCTGCGCTCCTCCTTCGTCTACAACCACCACCTGTTCTCGCTCTGCAtcctggtggtggtgctggcCATCCTGCTCTACGTCCTGCGCCTGCGGAGGATCCACCAGCGGGAGCAGCGGCAGGCCGAGGCCCTGAACCTCCTCTGGGTCGAAGAGGGAGAGGCCCTCCTCCCCTGA